GCGTTGACGATGTCGTACCGCTGCGCGGTACCCAGGCTCTTACCGTTGTTGACCAACGCCTTCTTGGTGCTGGCGGCGGTCACGAACTTGCCGTTGGAGCTGGCCTTGAAGCCGTACGAGCTGCGGGCGGGGGTGACCGAGCCAACGGTGAGCAGCCGGTCGATCGAGCCCTTGGTGTCGTACACCGCCCCGGCGATGCCGGTGGTGACGATGCGGTCGCGGACCTGCTTCGGCTTCCACGTCGGGTTGGTGTGCAGCAGCAGAGCCGCCGCACCCGCGACGTGCGGAGCGGCCATCGAGGTGCCGCTGGCCCCCAGGCTGCCGGTGTTGTTGTCGTGCCGCGCCGAGACGATGCTCACGCCCGGAGCGAACACGTCGAGGCACTTGCCGTAGTTCGAGAACCAGGCCCGCATGTCGACCCGGTCCGTCGCGCCCACGGTGATCGCGTCGGGCACCCGGGCCGGCGACACCTTGCAGGCGTCCCTCATCTCGTTGCCGGCCGCCACCGCGTAGGTGATGCCGGAGTTGATGGAGCGCTTCACGGCATCGTCGATCGCCGTCGACGCCCCGCCACCGAGGCTCATGTTGGCCACGGCCGGCTTCTTGGCGTTGGCGGTCACCCAGTCGACACCGGCGATGACCTGTTCCGTGGTGCCGGAACCGTCACAGCCGAGCACCCGTACACCGACGAGCTTGATCCCCTTGGCCACGCCGTACTTCGCGCCACCGACGGTGCCGGCCACGTGCGTTCCGTGGCCGTTGCAGTCCCCGTTCGCCTGGGGTTGGATACCGCCCGGCTCGGTGGGCTCCGGATCCGCCGTCGGCTCCGGATCCGCCGTGGGCTCGGGCTCCGCCGTCGGCTCTGGGTCCACCGTGGGCTCCGGATCCGGCGTCGGCTCGGCAGTGGGGGTCGGGGTGGGCGTGGGCGTGGGCTTGGGCGGCGGGTTGATGGCGTCGTAGCCCATGCTGGCCCGGCCGCCGAAGTCCTGGTGCTTGACGTTGATGCCGGTGTCCAGGATGTACGCGGTGACCTTGCTACCGGTGTTCGGGTACTTGTAGCTCTTGTTCAGCTTCGCGGAGGCCTGGTCGAGACGGTCGAGGCCCCAGGACGGCGGGCTGCTCTGCGTGCCGCTGGCCGACAGGCGCCGGACCTGCTCGACGTAGGCCACCGCGGGGTTGGCGGCCACCTTCTCCGCCTGCTGCCGACTCATGGTGGCCGAGTAGCCGGTGAGGGCGTTGCCGAAGACCTCCCGGACCGTGCCGCCGTTCGCACCGGCGAGCGCCGAGGCGGCGGCCCGGACGGTGCTGTAGGTGGCGCCCCGGTCCTTGAGGACGACGATGTAGCGATCCGGCACGACACCGAAAGCACCGGTGCCGAGCACCTCGGCCCGGGGCAGGTCGGGCGGAGCGGCCAGTGCGGCACCGCCGGAGACGACGGTGAGCATGGACGAGGCGGTGGCGAGGGCGAGCCCCGCCACCGCCGAGCGGCGCAGTACGCCACGGCGTTTCACTAGTGTGATCTCCCCGTTGATCGTCGACCGTGCCCGATGGGGTGGTCGAACCGACAGTGGATCGTCCCGCTTCGACAGATGAACAGCGAGTGAAGAGACGTGCCCAACATCATCTACGACCGACGCAACGATCCGGGTCAACCTTTCGGTCGAAACGTCGGCGTTTCGTCGTAGCGACCATCAGGACGGGACGAGCCAGGATGGACGCCGGCCCGGCAGTGTCGACACCGCAGGGTCAGGCGGTGGCGCCGTTCAGCCGAGGACGCCCTCGTCGCGGGCCCAGCGCAGCAGCTCCGCCTCGGCGGTGTCGCGGTCCAGCGGCCCACGCTCCAGCCGCAGATCCTTCAGGTACTTCCAGGCTCGTCCCACGATCGGCCCGGGCGGCACGCCGAGCAACTCCATGATCGCGTTCCCGTCGAGGTCGGGCCGGACGCGGGCCAGGTCCTCGTCGGCCGCGATCCGGGCGATCCGCTCCTCCAGCGCGTCGTAGTCCGAAGCCAGCTGGGCCGCCTTGCGGCGGTTGCGGGTGGTGCAGTCCGACCGGGTCAGCTTGTGCAGCCGGGGCAGCAGGTCACCGGCGTCGGTGACGTACCGGCGCACCGCCGAGTCGGTCCACTCGCCCCGGCCGTACCCGTAGAAGCGCAGGTGCAGCGCGACCAGCGCGGTGACCTGTGCGGTGACGTCCTTCGGGTAGCGCAGCGCCTTCATCCGCGCCTTGGTCAGCCGGGCGCCGACCACCTCGTGGTGGTGGAAGCTGACCCGCCCGTCCGGCCCGGCCGACTTCGTCGCCGGCTTGCCCACGTCGTGCATCAGCGCGGCCATCCGGAGGACGAAGTCCGGCCCCTCCTTCTCGTGGGAGACCGCGTTGCGGACCACCGTGAGGGTGTGCTCGTAGACGTCCTTGTGCTGGGCGTGCTCGTCGATCTCCAGCTTGAGCCCGGTCAACTCGGGCAGGAAGCGCTCGGCCAGGCCGGTGTCGACCAGCAGCCGCAGACCGGTGATCGGGTCGGCTCCGCAGAGCAGCTTGGTGAACTCGTCGCGGATCCGCTCGGCCGTGATCCGGTCCAGGTCGGCCGCCATCCGGGTCATCGCCGCCTGCACGTCCGGGTGGACCGCGAAGCGCAGCTGCGCGGCGAAGCGGGCGGCCCGCAGCATCCGCAGCGGGTCGTCGCCGAACGACTCGGCGGGCGTGCCGGGGGTACGCACGACCTTCGCGGCCAGGTCGGCCAGGCCGCCGTACGGGTCGGTGAACCGGTGCTCGGGCACGCTCACCGCCATCGCGTTGACGGTGAAGTCCCGCCGCCGCAGGTCCTCGACCAGGCTGGTGCCGTACGCGACCGTCGGGTTGCGGCTCACCTGGTCGTACGACTCCGCCCGGAAGGTGGTGATCTCCAGTCGCAGGCCGCCGCGCTGGCAGCCGATGGTGCCGAACTCCCGACCGGTCTCCCAGATCGCCTCGGCCCAGCCCCGCACGATGTCCAGTGTCTGGTCCGGGTGCGCGTCGGTGCAGAAGTCCAGGTCCTCGCCGAGACGCCCGAGCAGCGCGTCGCGTACCGAACCGCCCACGAGGTGCAGTTCATGACCGGCCACGGCGAACCGGCGGCCCAGCTCGTCGGCGACCGGGGAGACCCGGAGCAGTTCGGCGACGGCGTTGCGCTGCGCGGCGGTGAGTTCGCGGCGGTCGGTGGCGTGGGATGCGGCGGCGTCGGACATGGGATCAGCAGCCTATCGGTCCTGACCGGCATCTCCTCCGCCGGGCGCGGGTAACGAACCGGGGTTGACTAAGGTCTGTGACGTGGGGGCCGGTGCCGGCTCCGGCGTACCCCTTGGAGGCACAGATGAGCGGCGGGCTCTACCGCAGCGCGAACGCCGCGCAGGGCGGCTCGCCCGACAGCCGCCCGGACGACGGGGCCACGTTCATCTCCGCCGAGCCGCTGAACCAGCCCGCGATGGAGTCGACCGCGCCGCCGCCGGAGCAGGTGGCGGAGGGCAGCGCCGCGACCAACAGCGCGGTCATGGCGATCGGCAGCCTGGTCAGCCGGGGTACGGGCTTCCTGCGCACCCTGGCGATCACCGCGGCGCTGGGCTCGGCGATCGGTGACGCGTACACGACCGCCCAGATCCTGCCGGGGATGGTCTACGAGTTCCTGCTCGGCGGCATCCTCACGAGCGTCCTGATCCCGGTGCTGGTCCGACGGCGCAAGTTCGACGGCGACGGCGGCCAGGCGTACACCCAGCGGCTGCTCACGCTGGCCGTGCTCGCCCTCGGCGGCGCGGCGCTGCTCGCGGTGGCCGCGGCGCCGCTGCTCACCTGGCTGTACGCCAGCGACCAGTCCCCCGCCGACTACCGGAGTCTGGTCACCGCGCTGGCCCGGCTCATGCTGCCGATGATCTTCTTCACCGGCCTGAGCGCGCTGATCAGCGCCGTGCTCAACACCCGTGGCCACTTCGCGGCCCCGATGTGGGCGCCGATCCTGAACAACATCGTGGTGATCGCCACCGCCGGCCTCTACATCGCGATCTTCAGCACCGACATCCTCGCCCCGGATCAGATGACCACCGGGCGGATCCTGCTCATCGGCGGGGGCACGCTGCTCGGTGTGGCGGTCCAGGCGGCCGGGCTGCTGCCCGCGCTGCGCAGGGTCGGCTTCCGGTGGCGGTTCCGGTTCGACTTCCGGGCGCTCGGGCTGGGCGAGCTGGGTCGCCTCGGCGCCTGGATGTTCTGCTACGTCGCGGTCAGCCAGCTCGGCCTGATCGTGATCTTCAACCTGCTCAGCCGGACCAGCGGCCAGGCCGCCGGCGCACTGATCTACAACAACGTCTTCCTGCTGCTGATGATGGCGCACGGCATCATCGCCGTCTCGATCATCACGGCGTTGATGCCCCGGATGAGCGCCGCCGCCGCCGACGGCCGGTACGCCGACCTCGCCGCCGACCTGTCCCGGGGCACTCGCACGGTGTCGGCCGTGCTCGCCCCGATCGCGGTCTGCTACGCCGTGCTCGCCACCCCGATCGCCTTCACCCTGTTCCGGTGGGGTGCGTTCACCGACGACAACGCCCATGCCACCGCCCCGGTGCTGTTCTTCGCCGCGCTGGCACTGGTGCCGTTCGCGGTCAGCCAGCTGTTCACCTTCGCCTTCTACGCGCTGCCCGACACCCGCACGCCGGCCCTGGTGAACATCCCGGTAGTGGCGCTGCGGTCGCTGGTGCAGATCGGGCTCTTCGTGGCGTTCTCGGCGAGCTTCGCCGCATCCGGGATGATGATCGGCAACACCGTCTCGTACCTGGCCGCGGCCATCGCCTCGGCCTGGCTGCTGCGGCCCCGGGTGGGTCGCATCGGGCTGGGCGCGATCCTGCGTACGCTGAGCCGGGTGGTGGTCGCCGCGCTCGGTGCCGCCGTGGCCGGCCTGCTGGTGGTGGCCCTGCTGCCCGGCGACGACACGCCGACGCGGTCGGAGGCGATCGTGCAGCTGGTGGTCGGCGGCAGCGTGATCGGCGGTACGTACCTCGGCCTGGCGACCGTGCTGCGGATCTCCGAGATCACCGAGGTGGTCGGCATGGTCCGCCGCCGGCTCGGCCGCTGATCATCGACGCGGCATGCACGCACCCAGAGTGACCGCGGATCACCAGGCTGGGGATGCGCCTGTGGATAACTCCGCGCGCCGCCGCTCACCTACCGAGTCAGCCTGTGGATAACCAGCCGGACGGCCGAGTATGCCCGGCCGGTCGATGGGAACCCCACCGCCGCCGGACCTACCGACACAGCCAGCCCCGCCCCTGCCGGAGCCGGTTGTTGTCGACCTTTAGATTGGCTGGTACAAGTGCCAGCAACGGGGCTGACAACGGTGGTAACCGGGCAAGTCCGTCCGACTGCCGACTCCCGGTGTCGGTCACGGCGGGAAGATGACATGTCGGGGACCGTGCCAACCCGGGTAAGGTCGCTCTCGACGGGTACGGCAGGCACCGGCGCGCGGCACCGCGTGGCGACCGGTCGGCGGTACCAGACGAAGGCGGAGCGGGAAACAGATGCCCAGCAGCGCGGGTCCATCGATCGACACGATCACCGAGGGAGGACGGGTGACCCAGGTCGGCGAGGGTCAGGACGCGGACGAGACCACTCCGCCGGTCATGACCTTCGGCGCTCCGACGGCCGGTGAGATCCTCGCCGAACGTTACGAGCTGGTCGAACACATCAACAACGACAGCGCGGGCCGGCTGGTCTGGCGCGGTGTCGATGTCGTGCTGCGCCGGCCCGTCGCGGTCGTCATGCGCTACCCGGGCGGCGAGTCCGCCACCGAGATGCTTCAGGCCGCCGTCGCTGCCAGCCGGGTCGTCCACCCCAACCTGGTCGGCGTCTACGACGCCATCGACGAGGCCGATCGGGCCTACGTGGTGCGCGAATGGGTCGACGGGCAGTCGCTGCGGGATCTGGTCGCGAGCGGGTCGTTGGACGCCGCCCGGGCCACCGCCGTCGGTAGCGCCGTCGCCAGCGCCCTGGCCGCCGTGCACGCCACCGGCATGGTGCACGGCAACGTGCACCCCGGCACGGTGATGATCAGCGACGACGGCCGGGTGGTCCTCGCGGACGCCCGCACCGACGGCGCCGACACCCAGCAGAGTGACGTCCGCGCCGTCGGCGGAGTCCTCTACTACGCGATGACCGGCTACTGGCCGCACACCGAGGCGCCACTGCGCGGGGCCACCGCGGGGCACGGCCGGGCGGCCATCCCCGACGCGGTACGCGACGCCAACGGCGTGATGGCCGCCCCTCGTCAGGTCCGGGCCGGTGTGCCGGCCTACCTGGACGACCTGACCATGGATCTGCTCGACGCCGGGATCGCACCGCCGTCGTCGGATGTCCTGGCGGCGGAGCTGGCCCGACTGGACGTGCCCGACGACGACTACCTCGACAACAGCGGTCCGCTGCGCTTCGTCGGCGAGACCGGCGAGGAACCGTCGCCGCTGGCCGCGGCGGGCGGGCGCAAGGTCGCCCTGGGCATCGCCGGCCTGCTGGCGGTGGTCCTGGTGGGGCTCCTCATCGGGATCAGTGCCCTCGGCGGCGACGACGAGGATCCGCAGACCGAGCCGGTCGCCGCGCCGACGTCCACCGCTCCGGTGACCGAGGAGCCCGCAGAGCCGGTCGTCCGGAACTTGAAGATCAGCGCCGCCCGGATCATCGACCCCGACAGCCGGGATCGCAGCGAGGTCCGCGACGCCGAGAAGGTCTTCGACGGGGATCAGGACGAGGGCTGGTCGACGGAGACCTACAGCCGCAGCAACTTCGGCAACTTCAAGCGGGGCATGGGGGTCTGGATCGACCTCGGTGCCGAGCGGAACGTCAAGTCGGTGCAGGTCAACCTCTCCGTCACCGGCGCCTCGGCGGAACTGCTCACCGGCACGATCGACGCGCCCTCGTCCGGTGCCGGTGACGACCAGATCCTCACCGCCTACCTCAAGAACAGGATCGGGCAGCCCTTCGAGGCGCACGACGGCACCACGATGACCTTCAACGGCTTCGACGTCGACCAGACGTACCGGTACCTGCTGTTCTGGATCACCGAGCTGCCCCCGAGCAGCGGTGGCTTCAAGGTCGGTGTCCAGGAGATCACGGTCCAGGGGTCATGAGGCAGCAGCGCGGCGGCACCCACCGGGTCGGGTGATGGAGGTACGCGACGCCGGGCGGAACCACACGGGCGCGGCTTCCGTGGGCGACACGGTCAGCGACCTTGATCTGCTGCGCGCCCATGTCGCCGGGGATCGCGACGCGTTCGGCGAGTTGTTCCGCCGGCACCGGGACCGGCTCTGGGCGGTCGCCCTGCGTACGGTCGGCGACCGTGAGGAGGCCGCGGACGCCCTCCAGGACGCGATGCTCTCCGCCCACCGCGCCGCCGGTCGGTTCCGGGGTGACTCCGCCGTCACCACCTGGCTGCACCGGATCGTGGTGAACGCCTGCCTCGACCGGATCCGCCGCCGGCGGGCCCACCCGACGGTGCCGCTGCCCGACGGGAACCGCGGCCCGGAGGACGGCCCCGGCACCGGTGGAGTCGAGCCCGCCGCACCGGTACGCGACCACGACACCGCGATGGTCGTCCGGGACGCTCTGGCCGCGCTGCCGGTGGAGCAGCGGGCCGCACTCGTCCTGGTGGACGTGCAGGGCTACCCGGTCGCCGAGGTCGCGCGGATCCTCGGGGTGGCCGAGGGGACGGTCAAGAGCCGGTGCGCCCGGGGCCGTGCCCGGCTGGCGGTCATGCTCGGGCACCTGCGACCCGGCAGCGGATCGGCCCCCGACGGGCCGGACGTGCCGGAGGTCACCCGGGGGAACCCGAGGGCACCCTCGGGCGTCCGATCGGGGTCGGGCAGGTCCCGACCGGCCATCCACCAGCAGGAGGAAGCGTGAGCACCGGGGAGTTCAGCGAGGTCGACCACGACCTGCTCGCCGACTACCTCGGCGGCGCGCTGGACGGCACCGCCGAGCAGGCCGAGATCGCCCGGCTCGTCGCGCAGGATCCGGCCTGGGCGCAGGCCCACGCGCGGCTGGCCCCGGCAGTCGACGGCATCCGCGCTGAGCTGGCCGAGTGGGGCGAGCCGGCGCTGGAGCTGCCGCCGGAGATCGCCGATCGGATCAGCAGCGCGCTCGCCGCCACCGACCTTCCCGGCGTGGCCCGCGACGATGTCGCACCGGCCCCGACGGCACCCGACGATCCGGACCTGGCGGACCTGGTCCGCCCGCCGGTCATGATGGTGGCCGACTCCGCCACCGGCGACTCCGCCGACACCGGGGAGCCCGACCCGACCGACAGCACCGACCCGACCGGTGCGCCGGAGTCTGCCGGCGGAAGACCGACGGTCGTACCGGCCCAGCCGCTCGGCGGCCCACGCCGCCCCGGTGGCCCGCTGCGACCGGGGCAGGAGCGGAGCGCACCGGCCCGGCCGGGCCAGCGGCGGCGCCGCTGGGCGCGCGTGGCCGGGCCGGTCGCGCTCGCCGCCGCCGCGGTGGTCGGGCTGGGCGCCCTCCAACTGACCGGGCCGAACGGGGGCGACGACACGGCGTCCGACACCGTGCTCAGCGATCGGGGCGCCAGTCCCGTCGTGCCCCACGCGTACCCGCAGGGTTCCCCGGAGCGGGCCACCGACGAGGGGGCCGAAGGCGCCTCCGCCCTGGCCCTGCCGTCCTTCCGGATTGCCGGCACACCGCAGCGCAGCGACACCGACTACACGCCGGAGGCGCTGGCCAGGGCGATGTCGACGGTCAGGCAGTTCACCAGTGGCGCGGATCCGGAGGTCGGCGCGCAGAACGAGGAGCGCCTGCCCGGCCCGGGTGACCTGACCCGGCTCGGCGACCAGACCGCGTTGAGCGCCTGTCTCGCCGAGATCAGCGCCGAACACGGCCGGCAGCCGCTGGTCTTCGACGTCGTCGACTACGCCCGCTTCCAGGGGCTCCCGGCGCTGGTCGTGCGCTTCACCGACAGCTCCGGGGTGAGCTGGGCGTGGGTCAGCGGCCCCGAGTGTGGTGTCCCCGGGTCCGGCTCGGACGCCCGCTACCGGACGCGGGTAGGGTGAGTCGGCGGTCACCGGACGTTTGGCCGTCCACGTGACCTGACCCACCGGATGACCGGCTCGGGAATCCCCGCTTCGTACGATGACGTTCTGCACATCAGTTGCCGGCCGCGTCGGCACTCGGATCGGCATCGGCCCGTACGCCGGTGACGACAGTCAACACGATTGGGAGACGGCAGTGGACGAGGTCCGCAACCTGGTCATCATCGGCTCCGGGCCGGCCGGCTACACGGCGGCGGTCTACGCGGCGCGTGCCAACCTAAAGCCGCTGGTCATCGAGGGTGTGCAGTCCGGCGGCGCGCTGATGACCACCACCGAGGTGGAGAACTTCCCCGGCTTCGCGGACGGCATCCTCGGTCCCGAGCTGATGGACAACATGCGCAAGCAGGCCGAGCGGTTCGGTGCCGAGTTCCTGACCGACGACGTCACCCGGGTCGAGCTGACCGACACGGGCCACCCGGGCACGGTGAGCACGGTCTGGGTCGGCGAGACCGCCTACCGGGCCCGGGCCGTCATCCTCGCCACCGGTTCCGCGTGGCGTCCGCTCGGCGTACCGGGCGAGCAGGAGTACCTCGGCCACGGTGTCTCCTCCTGCGCCACCTGCGACGGCTTCTTCTTCCGCAACCAGCACATCGTGGTCGTCGGTGGCGGCGACTCGGCGATGGAGGAGGCCAGCTTCCTGACCCGCTTCGCCGAGTCGGTGACCATCATCCACCGCCGGGACTCGTTCCGGGCGAGCAAGATCATGGCCGAGCGGGCGCTGGGCAACGACAAGATCAAGGTCGAGTGGAACACGGTGGTCGAGGAGGTGCTCGGCGCGGACGGCAAGGTTTCCGGCGTACGGGTGCGCAACATCCACACCGGCGAGGCCAACGTGCTCGACGTCACCGGCGTGTTCGTGGCGATCGGCCACGACCCGCGCAGCGAGCTGTTCCGCGGGCAGGTGGAGCTGGACGACGAGGGATACGTGAAGGTCCAGGCGCCCAGCACGCGGACCAGCGTCCCCGGCGTCTTCGCCGCCGGCGACCTGGTCGACCACACGTACCGGCAGGCCATCACCGCGGCCGGCACCGGCTGCGCGGCCGCCCTGGACGCGGAACGCTTCATCGCCACGCTGCCCAAGAGCTGAAAGACAATCGGAGGAGGGTCAACAGTGGGAGCAACCAAATCGGTCACCGACGCGAGTTTCGCTGCGGACGTGCTGAAGTCCGACAAGCCGGTCCTGGTGGATTTCTGGGCCGAGTGGTGCGGGCCGTGCCGCAAGGTGTCGCCGCTGCTGGAGGAGATCGCCGGCGAGATGGGTGACCAGGTCAGCATCGTCAAGCTCAACATCGACGAGAACCCGGAGACCGCCCGGACGTACCGCGTGATGTCGGTGCCGACCCTCACCGTCTTCAAGAACGGCGAGCCGGTGCAGTCGATCGCGGGCGCCAAGCCCAAGGGCGAACTGGTCAAGCTGATCGAATCGGCCCTCTGACCCCAGCGACGTCGTCGCCACCGACCCCGTGCCAGGCTCGACGGCACGGGGTCGGCGCGTTTTTCCCCGCCCACCACCCCTGCGGATCGCCGAGCGCCTAACCTCGAAACCGGGGGCGCCGGACGCCGGTGACCACCTGGTCCCCGTCAACGGTGCCCGCGCACCGTCGACGGGCCCGGCCAGCCACCGACCGTGCAGAGGGGGTCGTGCGTGCGTCCGATCCGTCCCGGTGACCGGGGACCAGCCGTGACCGAGATCCGCGCGGTGCTGACCGGCCTCGATCTCCTGTCGAAGGCGACCGGCCCGTACAGCGACGAGTTCGACCCGGCCACGGAACGGGCCGTACGCGCCTTCCAGCAGTCGCGGGGGCTCAGCGTCGACGGCCGGGTCGGCGCCGAGACCTGGCGGGCGCTCGACGCCGCCCGCTGGCGCCTCGGTGCCCGCACCCTCTACCACGCGGTGCCGGTCCCGCTCACCGGCGAGGACGTCCGGTCACTGCAGGAACGGCTGCTGGAGATGGGGTACGACACCGGCCGGGCCGATGCCATCTACGGCATCCGTACGTCCCGCGCGGTGGCGCAGTTCCAGCGTGAGGTGGGGCTCGTCCCCGACGGCACCTGCGGCCCGCACACCATGGGCGCGCTGCGCCGGCTGGGCCGCAAGGTGGTCGGCGGCCGGCCGCAGTGGCTGCGCGAATCCGACGCCATCCGGCAGTCCGGTCCCACCCTGGTCGGTCGGACGGTGGTCATCGACCCGGGCCACGGCGGCACCGACCCGGGCGTCGTGGTGCCGGACGGACCGCTGCGCTGGACCGAGGCGGACCTGGTGCACGATCTGGCGAGTCGGCTCGAAGGGCGGCTCGCCGCGTCCGGGGTGCGGGTGCAGCTCACCCGGGGGCCGTCGCCGGAGACCTGCCTGCCCGACATCGACCGGGCACAACTGGCCAACTCGCTCGGCGCCGACGTCTTCGTCTCGCTGCACACCGACGGCCACGCCAACCCGTCCGCC
This is a stretch of genomic DNA from Micromonospora sp. WMMD1082. It encodes these proteins:
- the murJ gene encoding murein biosynthesis integral membrane protein MurJ, which encodes MSGGLYRSANAAQGGSPDSRPDDGATFISAEPLNQPAMESTAPPPEQVAEGSAATNSAVMAIGSLVSRGTGFLRTLAITAALGSAIGDAYTTAQILPGMVYEFLLGGILTSVLIPVLVRRRKFDGDGGQAYTQRLLTLAVLALGGAALLAVAAAPLLTWLYASDQSPADYRSLVTALARLMLPMIFFTGLSALISAVLNTRGHFAAPMWAPILNNIVVIATAGLYIAIFSTDILAPDQMTTGRILLIGGGTLLGVAVQAAGLLPALRRVGFRWRFRFDFRALGLGELGRLGAWMFCYVAVSQLGLIVIFNLLSRTSGQAAGALIYNNVFLLLMMAHGIIAVSIITALMPRMSAAAADGRYADLAADLSRGTRTVSAVLAPIAVCYAVLATPIAFTLFRWGAFTDDNAHATAPVLFFAALALVPFAVSQLFTFAFYALPDTRTPALVNIPVVALRSLVQIGLFVAFSASFAASGMMIGNTVSYLAAAIASAWLLRPRVGRIGLGAILRTLSRVVVAALGAAVAGLLVVALLPGDDTPTRSEAIVQLVVGGSVIGGTYLGLATVLRISEITEVVGMVRRRLGR
- the trxA gene encoding thioredoxin; the encoded protein is MGATKSVTDASFAADVLKSDKPVLVDFWAEWCGPCRKVSPLLEEIAGEMGDQVSIVKLNIDENPETARTYRVMSVPTLTVFKNGEPVQSIAGAKPKGELVKLIESAL
- a CDS encoding CCA tRNA nucleotidyltransferase, encoding MSDAAASHATDRRELTAAQRNAVAELLRVSPVADELGRRFAVAGHELHLVGGSVRDALLGRLGEDLDFCTDAHPDQTLDIVRGWAEAIWETGREFGTIGCQRGGLRLEITTFRAESYDQVSRNPTVAYGTSLVEDLRRRDFTVNAMAVSVPEHRFTDPYGGLADLAAKVVRTPGTPAESFGDDPLRMLRAARFAAQLRFAVHPDVQAAMTRMAADLDRITAERIRDEFTKLLCGADPITGLRLLVDTGLAERFLPELTGLKLEIDEHAQHKDVYEHTLTVVRNAVSHEKEGPDFVLRMAALMHDVGKPATKSAGPDGRVSFHHHEVVGARLTKARMKALRYPKDVTAQVTALVALHLRFYGYGRGEWTDSAVRRYVTDAGDLLPRLHKLTRSDCTTRNRRKAAQLASDYDALEERIARIAADEDLARVRPDLDGNAIMELLGVPPGPIVGRAWKYLKDLRLERGPLDRDTAEAELLRWARDEGVLG
- a CDS encoding protein kinase family protein translates to MPSSAGPSIDTITEGGRVTQVGEGQDADETTPPVMTFGAPTAGEILAERYELVEHINNDSAGRLVWRGVDVVLRRPVAVVMRYPGGESATEMLQAAVAASRVVHPNLVGVYDAIDEADRAYVVREWVDGQSLRDLVASGSLDAARATAVGSAVASALAAVHATGMVHGNVHPGTVMISDDGRVVLADARTDGADTQQSDVRAVGGVLYYAMTGYWPHTEAPLRGATAGHGRAAIPDAVRDANGVMAAPRQVRAGVPAYLDDLTMDLLDAGIAPPSSDVLAAELARLDVPDDDYLDNSGPLRFVGETGEEPSPLAAAGGRKVALGIAGLLAVVLVGLLIGISALGGDDEDPQTEPVAAPTSTAPVTEEPAEPVVRNLKISAARIIDPDSRDRSEVRDAEKVFDGDQDEGWSTETYSRSNFGNFKRGMGVWIDLGAERNVKSVQVNLSVTGASAELLTGTIDAPSSGAGDDQILTAYLKNRIGQPFEAHDGTTMTFNGFDVDQTYRYLLFWITELPPSSGGFKVGVQEITVQGS
- a CDS encoding S8 family serine peptidase; translated protein: MAANPAVAYVEQVRRLSASGTQSSPPSWGLDRLDQASAKLNKSYKYPNTGSKVTAYILDTGINVKHQDFGGRASMGYDAINPPPKPTPTPTPTPTAEPTPDPEPTVDPEPTAEPEPTADPEPTADPEPTEPGGIQPQANGDCNGHGTHVAGTVGGAKYGVAKGIKLVGVRVLGCDGSGTTEQVIAGVDWVTANAKKPAVANMSLGGGASTAIDDAVKRSINSGITYAVAAGNEMRDACKVSPARVPDAITVGATDRVDMRAWFSNYGKCLDVFAPGVSIVSARHDNNTGSLGASGTSMAAPHVAGAAALLLHTNPTWKPKQVRDRIVTTGIAGAVYDTKGSIDRLLTVGSVTPARSSYGFKASSNGKFVTAASTKKALVNNGKSLGTAQRYDIVNAGGGLVALRSKSTGRYVVAPSKGTKPLIASHKTIVTSAKFTIVNHTDGRISLKAKINGKYVTASKAGKSALKASRTTIGTNEKFTIDAPAPVISIKSKASGKYVVAASSTKPLVASSKSVTKAAKFQIVNRGDGFFGLKALSNGRYVVAASKGTKPLIASSKTLGLWGTFDFVDYNGDGTIFLRASDNQAVSAGSAGTSKLISNKNIKWTARELGLGNGEKFTVSAA
- a CDS encoding N-acetylmuramoyl-L-alanine amidase, with the translated sequence MRPIRPGDRGPAVTEIRAVLTGLDLLSKATGPYSDEFDPATERAVRAFQQSRGLSVDGRVGAETWRALDAARWRLGARTLYHAVPVPLTGEDVRSLQERLLEMGYDTGRADAIYGIRTSRAVAQFQREVGLVPDGTCGPHTMGALRRLGRKVVGGRPQWLRESDAIRQSGPTLVGRTVVIDPGHGGTDPGVVVPDGPLRWTEADLVHDLASRLEGRLAASGVRVQLTRGPSPETCLPDIDRAQLANSLGADVFVSLHTDGHANPSAEGVATYHYGTDNGVTSATGERLAGLVQREIVARTGLRDCRTHAKAWDLLRITRMPAVRVEVGYLTSPTDRERLIDPRFRDKLVEAIVAAVQRMYLPIERDVPTGSIDVSELRAAVAAGTVVD
- the sigM gene encoding RNA polymerase sigma factor SigM, which translates into the protein MEVRDAGRNHTGAASVGDTVSDLDLLRAHVAGDRDAFGELFRRHRDRLWAVALRTVGDREEAADALQDAMLSAHRAAGRFRGDSAVTTWLHRIVVNACLDRIRRRRAHPTVPLPDGNRGPEDGPGTGGVEPAAPVRDHDTAMVVRDALAALPVEQRAALVLVDVQGYPVAEVARILGVAEGTVKSRCARGRARLAVMLGHLRPGSGSAPDGPDVPEVTRGNPRAPSGVRSGSGRSRPAIHQQEEA
- the trxB gene encoding thioredoxin-disulfide reductase; this translates as MDEVRNLVIIGSGPAGYTAAVYAARANLKPLVIEGVQSGGALMTTTEVENFPGFADGILGPELMDNMRKQAERFGAEFLTDDVTRVELTDTGHPGTVSTVWVGETAYRARAVILATGSAWRPLGVPGEQEYLGHGVSSCATCDGFFFRNQHIVVVGGGDSAMEEASFLTRFAESVTIIHRRDSFRASKIMAERALGNDKIKVEWNTVVEEVLGADGKVSGVRVRNIHTGEANVLDVTGVFVAIGHDPRSELFRGQVELDDEGYVKVQAPSTRTSVPGVFAAGDLVDHTYRQAITAAGTGCAAALDAERFIATLPKS